Proteins co-encoded in one Flavobacterium fluviale genomic window:
- a CDS encoding class I SAM-dependent methyltransferase, whose protein sequence is MNTSILHPDIQEFIIQNTGADLTKLALQKNPFPDVEWILILNQIEARTKAKEKLPTWFSTSNIIYPSKISVEQTSSEKTAAYKADLISGQTLIDLTGGFGVDDYYFSKKFKAVTHCEINADLSDIVKHNFNQLEVKNCTFYSGDSINILEESDQKYDWIYIDPSRRNDAKGKVFMLKDCLPNVPELLDFYLEKADSILIKTAPLLDISAGLSELKNVKNIHIIALENEVKELLFEIHKNYSGEITIKTANILKEKTETFEFVLGEEMTFPLFDAPKKYLYEPNAAIMKSGGFDEVGLSFEIDKLHKHSHLYTSENLIDFPGRRFEIQKAISYNKNEMKIELANKQANITTRNFPETVENIRKKWKIKNGGNLYCFFTTDVKDNKIVLICTKII, encoded by the coding sequence TTGAACACTTCTATTTTGCATCCAGATATTCAAGAATTTATCATTCAAAATACTGGTGCAGACTTAACGAAATTAGCGCTTCAGAAAAATCCATTTCCAGATGTGGAATGGATTTTAATTTTAAATCAAATTGAGGCTAGAACAAAAGCAAAAGAGAAACTGCCAACTTGGTTTTCGACTTCAAATATTATTTATCCAAGTAAGATTTCAGTCGAACAAACTTCATCTGAAAAAACGGCTGCGTACAAAGCCGATTTGATTTCCGGACAAACTTTAATTGATCTTACCGGCGGCTTTGGTGTCGATGATTATTATTTTTCGAAGAAATTCAAAGCTGTGACGCATTGCGAAATCAATGCTGATTTATCTGATATTGTAAAACATAATTTTAATCAATTAGAAGTTAAAAACTGTACTTTTTACAGTGGTGATTCGATCAATATTTTGGAAGAATCTGATCAGAAATACGATTGGATTTACATTGATCCATCGCGCAGAAATGACGCGAAAGGAAAAGTTTTTATGCTGAAAGACTGTCTGCCCAATGTTCCTGAACTTCTCGATTTTTATTTAGAAAAGGCAGATTCGATTTTAATTAAAACTGCACCATTACTAGATATTTCAGCTGGATTATCTGAATTAAAAAATGTAAAAAACATTCACATCATTGCGCTCGAGAATGAGGTTAAAGAATTGCTTTTTGAAATTCATAAAAATTACTCGGGAGAAATCACCATAAAAACGGCCAATATTCTAAAAGAAAAAACAGAAACTTTTGAATTTGTTTTAGGAGAAGAAATGACTTTTCCACTGTTTGATGCACCTAAAAAATATCTTTACGAACCCAACGCCGCGATAATGAAATCGGGCGGATTTGACGAAGTGGGTCTTTCGTTTGAAATTGACAAACTACATAAACATTCTCATTTGTATACTTCTGAAAATTTAATTGATTTTCCGGGACGCAGATTTGAAATCCAAAAAGCAATTTCATACAACAAAAATGAAATGAAAATCGAACTTGCTAATAAGCAGGCCAATATAACAACTCGAAACTTTCCTGAAACAGTTGAAAACATTCGAAAAAAATGGAAAATAAAAAATGGAGGTAATTTGTATTGTTTTTTTACAACAGATGTAAAAGATAACAAAATAGTTTTAATTTGCACCAAAATAATCTAA
- a CDS encoding M15 family metallopeptidase, protein MNSFSKILVTFLLLTAGVQAQNEVYTTPVETEIADTTFVRLRDYSNDFIYDMKYATEDNFLKAKVYDCAECMLRLKTVKALIAANNDFLKKGYKIKLYDCYRPLDIQKKMWKIVSNPEYVADPKKGSIHNRGGAVDISLVDITGKEVDMGTPFDFFGIQASHNFKQLSKEILSKRAYLKKVMIKNGFNSFDSEWWHYNLKSGLKDKVANQKWKCD, encoded by the coding sequence ATGAATTCTTTTTCAAAAATTTTAGTCACTTTTCTTTTGTTGACGGCAGGAGTACAGGCACAAAATGAAGTATACACAACTCCTGTTGAAACAGAAATTGCCGACACAACATTCGTAAGACTTAGAGATTATAGCAATGACTTTATTTACGACATGAAGTATGCAACTGAAGATAATTTTCTAAAAGCGAAAGTTTATGACTGTGCCGAATGCATGCTGCGATTAAAAACCGTTAAAGCTTTAATTGCTGCTAATAATGACTTTTTGAAAAAAGGTTACAAAATCAAATTATACGACTGCTACCGTCCTTTAGATATTCAAAAAAAAATGTGGAAAATTGTGTCGAATCCAGAGTATGTGGCAGATCCAAAAAAAGGCTCCATCCACAATAGAGGAGGAGCCGTAGATATATCTTTAGTTGATATAACAGGAAAAGAAGTAGATATGGGTACTCCTTTTGATTTTTTCGGAATTCAGGCCAGCCATAATTTCAAACAGCTTTCAAAAGAAATTTTATCTAAAAGAGCCTATTTGAAAAAGGTTATGATAAAAAACGGCTTCAATTCATTTGATTCAGAGTGGTGGCATTATAATTTAAAATCGGGTTTAAAAGATAAAGTTGCCAATCAGAAATGGAAGTGCGATTAA
- a CDS encoding fatty acid desaturase family protein: MEKLKRPVYVKPGTDDFFKKMRLEVNETILKNSSLYVLNVVKSLGLLAAFFLFYGCILIFGNQTYLLFLFYTLSGITMIALFINAFHDAAHGALFKKPKHNEWFLYVLELFGSNHWLWMRRHISLHHAYPNVPDWDVDIKQSDIIRIFPSSPLFNYHKYQHIYMWLIYPFYSLNWIYIRDFKDFFGTKDNYVKKIVEKIPKQEIYRLFAAKIINLIYLLFVPMMLLSQPWYIVLFAWLCMHMCGSAIGVVALVSTHVDEDAHFPNTDQEGNLSDTWAMHQMIVTKDFSTESKLANFLYGGFTHHVAHHLFPGVGHTYYPYITPIIRRYAEEYNLPYTSYPFYHAVRSHFRMLKNKGVKENILMTGEI, translated from the coding sequence ATGGAAAAATTAAAACGACCGGTATATGTCAAACCCGGAACTGATGATTTTTTTAAAAAGATGCGTTTAGAAGTGAATGAAACCATCTTAAAGAACTCATCTTTATACGTATTAAATGTTGTAAAGTCTCTCGGACTTTTAGCCGCTTTCTTTTTATTTTATGGATGCATTTTAATTTTTGGAAACCAGACTTATCTACTCTTTCTTTTTTACACTTTGTCTGGAATTACAATGATCGCATTATTTATTAATGCTTTTCATGATGCAGCGCATGGAGCTTTGTTTAAAAAGCCAAAACATAACGAGTGGTTCTTGTATGTTTTAGAGCTCTTCGGCAGTAATCATTGGCTCTGGATGCGCCGGCATATCAGTCTGCATCATGCGTATCCGAATGTTCCAGATTGGGATGTAGATATAAAACAAAGCGATATCATCCGCATTTTTCCTAGTAGTCCACTATTCAACTATCATAAATACCAGCATATTTATATGTGGCTAATTTATCCCTTTTACAGCCTTAACTGGATATATATAAGAGACTTTAAAGATTTTTTTGGGACTAAAGACAATTACGTGAAAAAAATAGTTGAAAAAATTCCGAAACAGGAAATTTATCGATTATTTGCAGCCAAAATTATAAATCTAATTTATCTGCTTTTTGTACCCATGATGCTTTTAAGCCAGCCTTGGTATATCGTTCTCTTCGCCTGGCTTTGTATGCATATGTGCGGCAGTGCAATTGGAGTGGTCGCGCTGGTTTCTACTCATGTTGATGAAGATGCCCATTTTCCCAATACCGACCAAGAAGGAAATCTTTCTGACACGTGGGCAATGCACCAAATGATTGTAACTAAAGATTTTAGTACAGAAAGCAAGCTTGCCAATTTTCTATACGGAGGATTTACGCATCACGTAGCACATCATCTATTTCCAGGCGTCGGCCACACGTATTATCCCTATATCACCCCGATTATAAGACGTTATGCCGAAGAATATAATCTGCCATATACTTCATATCCTTTTTACCACGCTGTGCGTTCACACTTCAGAATGCTGAAAAATAAAGGAGTAAAAGAGAATATTTTAATGACGGGGGAAATTTGA
- a CDS encoding helix-turn-helix domain-containing protein, producing the protein MMYHEKLSKFFKDKGLKQKEVGQILGFSPAMIGRYLHGTANIGSEFIISLSKNFPDVDLNDLFAQQNEQNMVNETEAVYEKHDILNDLEDIEDRIHTIRLRLAEKKFEE; encoded by the coding sequence ATGATGTATCACGAAAAATTAAGCAAATTCTTTAAGGATAAAGGATTAAAGCAAAAAGAGGTAGGACAAATTTTAGGATTTAGTCCCGCAATGATTGGGAGATATTTACACGGTACAGCTAATATTGGTTCTGAATTTATTATTAGTTTAAGTAAAAATTTTCCTGATGTAGATTTAAATGACCTATTTGCTCAACAAAATGAACAAAATATGGTGAATGAGACAGAAGCCGTTTATGAAAAACATGATATTCTAAACGATTTAGAAGATATCGAGGATCGTATACATACCATTAGGCTGCGTCTCGCAGAGAAAAAATTTGAGGAGTAA
- a CDS encoding phospholipase A, translating to MHFKYIVTFFILFSITANSQIVEEKKNFRAADSLLKEHSFSVHRDNYFLTGVPLSEPITRNSADVKYQVSFKLRLNSKPLWGGFFPYLMYTQKAFWDIYASSKPFSEINFNPGVAIVRPFYLKGGRLTYGTISLEHESNGRDSIYSRTWNMLAFSLKSQVSPRWTVGIRGWFPLVDKEDNPGLTKYVGYGEASATYQIQPGRWSADVLFRKGSGLINYGSLQTQLNWRPYKDENYYITLQWFVGYTESLIDYQEHRSMLRLGFTIKPESMGIF from the coding sequence ATGCATTTTAAATACATAGTTACTTTTTTTATTTTATTTTCAATTACTGCGAATTCGCAAATCGTAGAAGAGAAGAAAAATTTTCGCGCAGCAGATTCGCTGTTAAAAGAGCATAGCTTTTCTGTTCATAGGGATAATTATTTCTTAACTGGCGTGCCTCTTAGCGAACCCATTACCCGAAATTCTGCGGATGTAAAATACCAAGTCAGTTTTAAACTTCGATTAAATTCAAAACCTTTGTGGGGCGGATTTTTCCCTTATTTAATGTATACTCAAAAAGCCTTTTGGGACATTTATGCCAGTTCTAAACCATTTTCAGAAATAAATTTTAATCCTGGTGTTGCCATCGTTCGTCCGTTTTATTTAAAAGGCGGAAGACTTACCTACGGAACTATTTCTCTAGAACACGAATCAAACGGAAGAGATTCTATTTATTCGCGAACTTGGAACATGCTTGCTTTTTCTTTAAAATCGCAAGTTTCCCCAAGATGGACAGTTGGAATAAGAGGATGGTTTCCATTAGTTGATAAAGAAGACAATCCAGGACTTACTAAATATGTCGGTTATGGCGAAGCAAGCGCAACCTATCAGATTCAGCCAGGAAGATGGAGTGCCGATGTCCTTTTTAGAAAAGGAAGCGGTCTTATCAATTACGGATCTTTGCAGACACAACTAAACTGGAGACCATATAAAGATGAAAATTATTATATCACACTGCAATGGTTTGTGGGTTACACAGAAAGTTTAATAGACTATCAAGAACATAGAAGTATGCTTCGCTTAGGATTCACGATTAAACCAGAAAGTATGGGCATTTTTTAG
- a CDS encoding cation:proton antiporter, with amino-acid sequence MLLSIQHLSLPLEDPLLKFLIELIIILCIPLLLNKIKVPHLLGLIIAGAVIGPNGFNVLARDSSIVVTGTTGLLYIMFLAGLEIDMGDFKKNKWKSITFSIYTFIVPFVLGFIGGYYILHFSILTSVLFASLFSSHTLIVYPMISKLGIAKKLAVNITVGGTMITDVLSLVVLAVVVGMSQGEVGTAFWIKLSFSMLVFALIVLLVFPIIARWFFKNVEDKISQYIFVIVMIYLAALLAELAGIEAIIGAFFAGLALNRLIPHTSSLMNRVEFVGNAIFIPFFLISVGMLIDFNAFIQSWETLGVASIMLIASIGGKYAAAILTKKTFRLTNDEGTLIFGMSAASAAATLASVMVGYNIILSETEAGEPIRLLNEHVLNGSILLILVSCTISSFVSMASAQRISDSDKEETVAGTSHEKENILMALNHEETVEKIVNLGLLIKTKTNKDGIFALNIINEEKSESSSKNAEKLLGSAVNMAAGADVKVNPITRHDNDVVSGINNVVKEQNITDLIIGLEGEKGFSPSFIYNLYNGYLRNKEINVIIYHTVQPIATIKKYTVVIPFNAEREAGFFHSLLRIWNIGKNSGAKMNFYANNKTIEVLKRIIKKANIEAVFNNVTSWKELQEVSYNLETDEGLILLMPDRNMHSYFFQMQNIPELLNKTMKNHNYMLIYPFTKIDKTVTEKRAVSNLDDFADIGNIIGKLFK; translated from the coding sequence ATGTTATTAAGTATACAACACCTCAGCCTGCCTTTAGAAGATCCCTTGCTAAAATTCCTAATCGAACTTATTATAATATTGTGTATTCCGCTATTATTAAATAAGATAAAAGTACCTCATCTTTTAGGGTTGATCATAGCTGGAGCTGTAATTGGCCCAAACGGATTTAATGTGCTTGCACGAGACAGCAGTATTGTGGTAACTGGAACTACAGGACTTCTGTACATTATGTTTTTGGCAGGTCTTGAGATTGATATGGGCGATTTTAAAAAGAATAAATGGAAGAGTATTACTTTTTCAATCTACACTTTTATAGTCCCATTTGTGCTTGGATTTATAGGCGGTTATTATATTTTACATTTTTCGATTTTAACTTCGGTGTTATTTGCCAGTTTGTTTTCTTCTCATACGCTTATTGTATATCCTATGATAAGTAAATTAGGAATTGCGAAAAAACTGGCTGTTAACATTACTGTGGGCGGAACAATGATTACAGATGTCCTTTCACTTGTTGTACTAGCAGTTGTCGTAGGAATGTCACAAGGAGAAGTAGGAACTGCGTTTTGGATCAAATTATCATTTTCTATGCTGGTATTTGCTTTAATTGTTTTACTAGTATTTCCAATTATAGCACGCTGGTTTTTTAAGAATGTAGAAGATAAAATTTCTCAATATATATTTGTTATCGTCATGATCTATCTTGCTGCTTTACTGGCAGAACTAGCAGGAATTGAAGCTATTATTGGAGCCTTTTTTGCTGGTCTTGCTTTAAACAGACTTATTCCGCATACTTCGTCATTAATGAACCGTGTAGAATTTGTTGGAAATGCTATTTTTATTCCTTTCTTCCTTATTAGTGTCGGGATGCTTATAGATTTTAATGCTTTTATCCAAAGCTGGGAAACTTTGGGTGTGGCTTCTATTATGCTTATAGCTTCTATTGGAGGGAAATATGCAGCGGCTATTTTGACTAAAAAAACATTCCGTCTAACTAATGACGAGGGTACGCTTATTTTTGGAATGAGCGCTGCTTCTGCGGCTGCAACATTGGCTTCGGTAATGGTGGGTTATAATATTATTTTATCTGAGACGGAAGCAGGAGAACCTATCCGTCTTTTAAATGAACATGTGCTTAACGGAAGTATTTTACTAATATTGGTTTCATGTACTATTTCATCATTTGTTTCCATGGCGAGTGCGCAAAGAATATCAGATTCTGATAAAGAAGAAACTGTTGCCGGTACAAGTCACGAAAAAGAGAACATTCTTATGGCATTAAACCATGAAGAAACTGTTGAAAAAATAGTTAATCTTGGACTTCTTATAAAAACAAAAACGAATAAAGACGGCATATTTGCTTTGAATATTATTAATGAAGAAAAAAGCGAATCTTCGTCAAAAAATGCAGAAAAACTACTTGGCTCGGCTGTAAATATGGCAGCTGGAGCAGATGTCAAAGTGAATCCAATTACCCGACATGATAATGATGTGGTGTCTGGGATAAACAATGTCGTTAAAGAACAGAATATAACAGATCTAATCATTGGTTTAGAAGGAGAGAAAGGCTTTTCACCTTCTTTTATTTATAATCTTTACAATGGATATTTGCGTAACAAGGAAATAAATGTAATTATATATCATACTGTGCAGCCTATTGCTACCATTAAAAAATATACCGTTGTTATTCCGTTTAATGCAGAACGTGAAGCTGGTTTTTTTCATTCTTTATTGAGAATATGGAACATTGGTAAAAATTCGGGTGCCAAAATGAACTTTTATGCGAACAATAAAACAATTGAAGTTTTAAAAAGAATCATTAAAAAAGCAAATATTGAAGCCGTTTTTAATAATGTAACTTCATGGAAGGAATTACAGGAAGTTTCATATAATTTGGAAACAGATGAAGGTTTAATTTTATTAATGCCAGACAGAAACATGCATTCTTATTTTTTTCAGATGCAAAACATACCCGAACTTTTAAATAAGACCATGAAAAATCATAATTATATGCTTATTTATCCTTTTACAAAAATTGATAAAACCGTTACTGAAAAAAGGGCGGTAAGTAATCTAGATGATTTTGCAGATATTGGAAATATTATCGGAAAACTGTTTAAATAA
- a CDS encoding exopolysaccharide biosynthesis polyprenyl glycosylphosphotransferase, whose protein sequence is MRNRHKFTFIMCCAIVDMIAMVFGTILFLNFATEENIGWNGLFLNKMIPITILSWLFSVTYFQLYRVDVLFSLDEFFRNSWRAFFTQRILWHSYIFIFQDDVLYFFGSKANLIQLSFLLSYFLLSRIIFTVVIGKIKGWVFKQYTVAIWGFNKTSIELASHLENNSFFINFVGILNENSSVEYNSNEDFSLALFDAIHNASENNINELYIVTKPDFISDLNYFFELGDKHCMRLKFVPDFSSISKKHFNSTHLNNFHVIKPRFEPLQNAYNRLAKRVFDLAFSILVIVFVLSWLYPLLAFLIKKQSKGPVLFKQMRTGKKNQHFWCYKFRSMYINVGDETQQAQKGDSRITPIGKFIRRTSLDEMPQFFNVLIGNMSVVGPRPHMIKHTSDYNDHINNFMVRHFVKPGITGLAQVSGLRGETKKVSDMKRRVTTDIEYVQRWSLIKDIKICFLTVIVTLKGDKNAF, encoded by the coding sequence ATGCGAAACAGACATAAATTTACTTTCATAATGTGTTGTGCTATTGTAGACATGATTGCGATGGTCTTTGGTACAATTCTATTTTTGAATTTTGCAACAGAAGAGAATATTGGCTGGAATGGTTTATTTCTAAATAAAATGATTCCTATAACAATTTTAAGCTGGTTATTTTCAGTTACTTATTTTCAACTGTATCGAGTAGACGTTCTTTTTAGTTTAGATGAATTTTTTCGCAACAGCTGGCGGGCTTTCTTTACACAAAGAATTCTATGGCATAGTTATATTTTCATTTTTCAGGATGATGTGTTGTATTTTTTTGGCAGCAAAGCCAATTTAATTCAGTTAAGTTTTCTATTGTCATATTTTCTATTGTCGAGAATCATATTTACCGTAGTAATTGGAAAAATAAAAGGCTGGGTTTTTAAACAATATACTGTTGCAATATGGGGATTTAATAAGACAAGTATAGAATTGGCTTCCCATTTAGAAAACAATTCGTTCTTTATCAATTTTGTGGGGATTCTCAATGAAAATTCATCTGTAGAATATAATAGCAATGAAGATTTTTCCTTAGCGCTTTTTGATGCGATTCATAATGCATCTGAAAACAATATAAATGAGTTATACATTGTTACAAAGCCTGATTTTATTTCAGATTTGAATTATTTCTTTGAACTTGGTGATAAGCACTGCATGCGTTTAAAATTTGTTCCAGATTTTTCATCCATTTCAAAAAAACATTTTAATTCAACTCATTTAAATAATTTCCATGTCATTAAGCCCCGTTTTGAGCCTTTACAAAATGCTTATAACAGATTAGCAAAAAGAGTTTTTGATCTTGCTTTCAGCATTTTGGTTATTGTTTTTGTCTTGTCCTGGTTATATCCTTTATTGGCTTTTCTCATTAAAAAACAAAGTAAAGGGCCAGTATTATTTAAACAAATGCGAACAGGAAAAAAGAATCAGCACTTTTGGTGTTATAAATTCCGAAGCATGTATATAAATGTTGGAGACGAAACCCAGCAGGCCCAAAAAGGAGACAGCCGTATCACGCCGATAGGAAAATTTATACGCCGAACCAGTTTAGACGAAATGCCTCAATTTTTTAATGTTTTGATAGGAAATATGAGTGTTGTAGGACCTCGCCCTCACATGATTAAACATACGTCAGACTACAATGACCATATTAATAATTTTATGGTGCGTCATTTCGTTAAACCGGGAATTACCGGTCTGGCTCAGGTTTCTGGTTTAAGAGGCGAAACCAAAAAAGTATCAGACATGAAACGACGCGTTACAACAGATATCGAATATGTACAGCGCTGGAGCTTAATTAAGGATATTAAAATTTGCTTTTTAACAGTCATAGTTACCTTAAAAGGAGATAAAAATGCTTTTTAA
- a CDS encoding VanZ family protein yields MFHKIVLLLLFLVIGAVFYFSWLSDPGFGGETYLPRWLLNWSNQYYNLRTAVPFLALGFLLEVYTEHSDVNDLSNNSNRKLNFIQNIVFAAIIVCIAEGGQFVIQRRSPDLADVFFGIAGSIIGALGYNLLKKLKNAKQT; encoded by the coding sequence ATGTTTCATAAAATAGTTCTATTGTTATTATTCTTAGTTATTGGCGCTGTTTTTTATTTTTCCTGGTTATCAGATCCCGGTTTTGGGGGAGAAACTTATCTGCCGAGATGGCTTTTAAACTGGAGTAATCAATATTACAATCTGCGAACAGCTGTTCCTTTTTTAGCTTTAGGTTTTCTACTGGAAGTTTATACAGAACATAGCGATGTAAACGATTTAAGTAATAATAGTAACAGAAAATTGAATTTCATACAAAACATAGTCTTCGCAGCAATTATTGTTTGTATAGCCGAAGGAGGGCAGTTTGTAATTCAAAGAAGAAGTCCCGATTTAGCAGATGTTTTTTTTGGAATTGCAGGAAGTATAATAGGAGCACTAGGTTACAATCTATTGAAAAAATTAAAAAATGCGAAACAGACATAA
- a CDS encoding exopolysaccharide transport family protein: MDLKKEFLKYFQYWPWFLVSLIVFVGAAFIFIKVVPSTYETSAMIFLDKKQEDQTKIITISTDKKSNEDKLEDEIRLITSNEFLLDVVKNLNLNFTYYEKVFTVQNNYINEVPFVLTPTVSKDSLPQISYEIKINNSGFIITDPNSERIYNVKGYDGKETVYGLPFKIQLSAKAKKSPSYYFENEYKVSLQPTSEALKELKSSLVVLSDENAKGVLELKHIGSSPDRSRKILSEIIVQLDKSIVSNKQKVFRNTVSYLNQRIKNFTKEKDSIESVKERYLQNNDIGVMDNYIVEQTADRSQKKESSQLNEKQIALTNFAINDIRQSGATQSLGANYNLESSTVNQMLVNYNAKLMDSQLILQRAQSNNPAYISLVTQLKIQKQEILNSLEGYLNFLNQTSRTNRSEQSIADAKVKSIPTKDKVLGNINSNLVTKEETYVALLQKKEEAVLNGAILESNLKTLNAPETNYSAIFPQPKAFMLGAFLLGLLVPFGITYVRLYLDTKIHNEEDIQKVITDIPILGHIPKINVSEKLDNTATSRSLIAEASRALVSNISYLLPRKKDNKGSVILFTSSIQGEGKSFCAFHNAITVSNLNKKVLLIGVDLRNPQLHDYFNVSRNARGLSNFLANKTDDWKEFLQKDTKFSKNLDVLFAGETPPNPSQLITNSNFESLIEEAKEIYDFIILDTAPVQIVSDTLNFSYLADVTVFVVKYDYTDKSNLEQVSNFIKKEQLKNVGIVINGVNMKTAYGYGYGVSYGYQYQAPKVKRPWYKRNVAIKEA; encoded by the coding sequence ATGGATTTAAAGAAAGAATTTTTAAAGTATTTTCAATATTGGCCTTGGTTTTTGGTTAGCTTGATTGTATTTGTTGGTGCCGCTTTTATTTTTATCAAAGTAGTGCCATCAACTTACGAAACTTCTGCTATGATCTTTTTGGACAAAAAACAGGAAGACCAAACCAAAATAATTACCATCAGCACAGACAAAAAAAGTAATGAAGATAAATTGGAAGATGAAATTCGATTAATAACATCAAATGAATTTTTATTGGATGTTGTAAAGAATCTCAATTTAAATTTCACTTATTATGAAAAGGTATTTACAGTACAAAATAATTATATAAATGAAGTTCCTTTTGTTTTAACACCAACGGTTTCAAAAGATTCCTTACCGCAGATTTCCTATGAAATTAAAATAAACAACAGCGGATTTATTATAACAGATCCAAATTCAGAAAGGATTTATAATGTAAAAGGGTATGACGGAAAAGAAACGGTATATGGTCTGCCTTTTAAAATTCAATTATCTGCCAAAGCAAAGAAAAGTCCTTCTTACTATTTTGAAAATGAATATAAAGTAAGTCTGCAGCCAACAAGCGAGGCTTTGAAAGAATTAAAATCATCTCTTGTTGTTTTATCTGATGAAAATGCAAAAGGCGTATTAGAACTTAAACATATCGGATCAAGTCCTGACCGCTCAAGAAAAATATTAAGCGAAATCATTGTTCAGCTGGATAAAAGTATTGTCAGCAACAAACAAAAAGTCTTTAGAAATACCGTTTCCTACTTAAATCAAAGGATAAAAAATTTCACAAAAGAAAAAGATTCTATTGAAAGCGTAAAGGAAAGATACCTGCAAAATAATGATATTGGCGTAATGGACAATTATATTGTAGAACAAACTGCAGATAGAAGTCAGAAAAAAGAAAGCTCGCAGCTCAACGAAAAACAAATAGCGCTGACAAATTTTGCGATTAATGATATTAGACAATCTGGTGCTACTCAAAGTTTAGGTGCCAATTACAATTTAGAATCCAGTACTGTCAATCAAATGCTTGTAAATTACAATGCAAAACTTATGGACAGTCAATTAATACTGCAAAGAGCACAAAGTAATAATCCGGCATATATTAGCTTAGTAACTCAATTAAAAATCCAAAAGCAGGAAATACTAAATAGTCTGGAAGGTTATTTAAACTTTTTGAATCAAACAAGCAGGACCAATAGATCTGAACAAAGTATTGCAGATGCCAAAGTAAAAAGTATTCCAACAAAAGATAAGGTGCTGGGAAATATCAACAGCAACCTTGTGACAAAAGAAGAAACTTATGTGGCTTTACTGCAAAAGAAGGAAGAAGCAGTTTTAAATGGCGCTATTTTAGAATCGAACCTAAAAACGCTTAATGCGCCCGAAACAAATTATTCTGCAATTTTCCCTCAGCCTAAAGCATTTATGCTCGGTGCATTTTTGTTAGGTCTACTTGTTCCTTTTGGAATAACTTATGTTCGTTTATACTTGGATACCAAAATTCATAACGAAGAAGATATTCAGAAAGTAATTACTGATATTCCGATTTTAGGTCATATTCCGAAAATAAATGTCAGCGAAAAATTAGATAATACGGCTACTTCACGTTCTTTAATTGCAGAGGCTTCAAGGGCATTAGTTTCTAATATTTCCTACTTACTGCCTAGGAAAAAGGATAATAAAGGAAGTGTGATATTATTTACATCATCAATTCAAGGAGAAGGAAAATCATTTTGCGCGTTTCATAATGCTATTACGGTAAGTAATCTCAACAAAAAAGTACTGTTAATTGGTGTCGATTTAAGAAACCCTCAGTTACATGATTATTTTAATGTAAGCAGAAACGCAAGAGGCCTTTCTAATTTCTTAGCCAATAAAACTGATGACTGGAAAGAATTCTTGCAGAAAGACACCAAATTTTCTAAAAATCTTGATGTTCTGTTTGCGGGAGAAACACCTCCTAATCCGTCTCAATTAATTACCAATTCTAATTTTGAATCATTAATTGAAGAAGCAAAAGAGATTTACGATTTTATAATTCTAGATACTGCTCCAGTACAAATAGTATCTGATACACTAAATTTTAGTTATCTGGCAGATGTTACAGTATTTGTGGTAAAATATGATTACACCGACAAGAGCAATTTGGAACAGGTAAGTAATTTTATTAAAAAAGAGCAATTAAAAAATGTGGGCATTGTTATAAACGGAGTGAACATGAAGACAGCATACGGATATGGATACGGAGTTAGCTATGGCTATCAATATCAGGCACCAAAAGTAAAACGGCCTTGGTACAAAAGAAACGTTGCTATAAAAGAAGCCTGA